One window of Methanofollis sp. genomic DNA carries:
- a CDS encoding rubredoxin — protein sequence MEKYQCMICGHVYDPAKGEPKQKIEAGIAFADLADDWICPVCGAAKTKFKPVA from the coding sequence ATGGAAAAATATCAGTGTATGATCTGCGGTCATGTCTATGACCCGGCAAAGGGGGAACCGAAACAGAAGATCGAAGCGGGCATTGCATTTGCAGACCTTGCCGACGACTGGATCTGCCCGGTCTGCGGGGCTGCGAAGACAAAATTCAAACCGGTGGCATGA